One genomic segment of Oleidesulfovibrio alaskensis DSM 16109 includes these proteins:
- a CDS encoding class I SAM-dependent methyltransferase, whose product MHNASSSANSVRMIPAESDALRALHQAGLYRAGTPLRLHLGCGETHLEGYVNIDYPQDRHAVMRTKADICAEIKQLRFPDNSVDEIRLHHVFEHFNRVEALGLLVRWHRWLRTGGVLHIETPDLEGSARTVLSDVPLKEKTAAVRHLAGDQTETWAYHIDHWFPQRFQTTLSHLGYGEQRITADRWKKPPHLANVTAVAVKQADIPLEKLLQAADELLWLSTVAPAEIPTYEVWKKQLREFMAYRPVHPAAGQPAQQQTAGTVLPPLCAAPLKDIHDFNQRGRDRWMAAKAAAVPDGARVLDVGAGTCPYRPLFSHCRYVAHDFKEYQGEKLGGGTDYGDIDLVGDITAIPAPDASFDVVLCTEVLEHVPDPAAALREMVRLLRPGGRLLLTAPLGSGLHQEPFHYYGGFTRHFYEKFLPPLGIRITELRPNGGFFRHLAQECARVSWLLDKKPELADGRAEELRAFFGEMLPRYLAGMDDRYMLEDFTVGYFVEGVKA is encoded by the coding sequence ATGCATAATGCGTCTTCATCAGCCAACAGTGTCAGAATGATACCCGCAGAAAGCGACGCACTGCGGGCACTGCATCAGGCAGGTCTGTACAGGGCGGGTACTCCGCTCAGGCTGCATCTCGGATGCGGCGAGACGCATCTTGAGGGGTATGTGAATATAGATTACCCGCAGGACAGGCATGCCGTGATGCGGACAAAGGCCGACATCTGCGCGGAGATAAAGCAGCTGCGTTTTCCCGACAACAGTGTGGATGAAATCAGGCTGCATCATGTGTTCGAGCACTTTAACCGTGTGGAGGCACTGGGACTTCTGGTGCGCTGGCACCGGTGGCTGCGTACGGGCGGAGTGCTGCACATCGAAACGCCTGACCTTGAAGGAAGCGCCCGCACGGTGCTGTCGGACGTGCCCCTGAAGGAAAAAACCGCCGCGGTGCGGCATCTGGCGGGCGATCAGACAGAGACATGGGCGTATCATATCGATCATTGGTTTCCTCAGCGGTTTCAGACCACGCTCAGTCATCTGGGGTATGGTGAACAGCGTATAACAGCAGATCGGTGGAAGAAGCCTCCGCACCTTGCCAATGTTACCGCCGTGGCTGTCAAACAGGCTGATATACCGCTGGAAAAACTGCTGCAGGCTGCTGATGAACTGCTGTGGCTGAGTACCGTGGCTCCGGCGGAAATTCCCACCTATGAGGTGTGGAAAAAACAGCTGCGCGAATTTATGGCCTACCGCCCTGTGCACCCTGCTGCCGGGCAGCCTGCACAGCAGCAGACTGCCGGTACTGTGCTGCCGCCGCTTTGCGCCGCCCCGTTGAAGGACATTCATGATTTCAATCAGCGCGGGCGCGACCGCTGGATGGCGGCAAAGGCGGCCGCGGTACCGGACGGCGCCCGCGTGCTGGACGTGGGGGCGGGAACGTGTCCGTACCGTCCGCTTTTTTCACACTGCCGCTATGTGGCTCATGATTTCAAAGAGTATCAGGGCGAAAAGCTGGGTGGCGGCACGGACTACGGCGATATTGATCTGGTGGGCGACATTACCGCCATACCGGCTCCCGATGCGTCGTTTGACGTGGTGCTGTGCACGGAGGTTCTGGAGCATGTTCCTGATCCGGCAGCAGCCCTGCGCGAGATGGTCCGGCTGCTGCGTCCGGGCGGCAGGCTGCTGCTTACGGCCCCTCTCGGGTCGGGGCTGCATCAGGAGCCGTTCCACTATTATGGCGGATTCACTAGGCATTTTTATGAAAAATTTCTGCCGCCTCTGGGCATCAGGATAACGGAGCTGCGGCCCAACGGCGGTTTTTTCCGTCATCTTGCGCAGGAATGCGCCAGAGTATCGTGGCTGCTCGATAAAAAACCGGAACTTGCCGACGGGCGGGCAGAAGAACTGCGTGCGTTTTTCGGCGAAATGCTGCCCCGTTATCTTGCAGGGATGGATGACAGATACATGCTGGAAGATTTCACTGTGGGATATTTTGTGGAAGGAGTGAAAGCGTGA
- a CDS encoding glycosyltransferase family A protein, with product MRTQAVVFSKDRALQLRATLESLLLRCTDAAEELRVRVLYKACGEMHRRQYDSLKESFPQVEFVAETDFRIQLLRLLADTPYVLFLVDDNIFYRDFSLGGVLECLEAAPGAVGFSLRLGRNTTYCHTQDAPQRVPGCTVLRDNVLCCRWRGADHDFGYPLEVSSSVYRTAHMLALLHDMPFTNPNLLEAGLSRRTGAVEDSFPQLLFFDRSVTFCNPLNRVQDTFANRVADEPVDAQALAQLYARGQMLDVAAYGDALPDAAHYEMPLRLRSVPAEPEHLSVTDRPFISAVIPVYNGASFLPDAVRSLHRQRYEPMEVIIVNDGSTDDSSAVGAALAAQYPALRIRVADKENGGLASARNAGIGQAGGGWILPLDCDDCFAPEFVGRAAEIISQRPGVNLVFANMQEFGARQGRWNPEPYSLQELMRRNTFPYASLYRKELWEQSGGYDPSMPWGAEDWLFWLSCAPFGLCPHRIEEPLFLYRTHPHGSMYTRMMERWDVVRACLRTLLPALYPAAALLQDHTLVAGMDADTAGVIADIRTRHPRAAMPAFWQGLVHEASGRTAEAVAGYMHAAAHAPYAQWQPHLRLFMCNLRLGRKKAAHGAAVQAVLRRPELAPLFSGYRELDLQALLPRNMCPETPPR from the coding sequence GTGAGGACGCAGGCCGTCGTATTCAGCAAGGACAGGGCGCTGCAGTTGCGCGCCACCCTCGAATCGCTGCTGCTGCGGTGCACTGATGCCGCGGAGGAACTGCGTGTGCGAGTGCTGTACAAGGCTTGCGGCGAGATGCACAGGCGGCAGTACGACAGTCTCAAAGAGAGCTTTCCGCAGGTGGAATTTGTGGCCGAGACGGATTTCCGCATCCAGCTGCTGCGTCTGCTGGCGGACACGCCGTACGTGCTGTTTCTGGTGGATGACAATATTTTTTACCGCGATTTTTCACTGGGCGGCGTGCTGGAATGTCTGGAAGCCGCCCCCGGGGCTGTGGGGTTTTCATTGCGGCTGGGGCGCAACACCACCTACTGCCACACGCAGGATGCACCTCAGCGCGTTCCCGGCTGTACGGTACTGCGTGACAACGTGCTCTGCTGCCGGTGGCGCGGGGCGGACCATGACTTCGGGTATCCGCTCGAAGTTTCCAGCTCGGTGTACCGTACAGCGCACATGCTGGCTTTGCTGCATGATATGCCGTTCACCAACCCCAACCTGCTGGAAGCGGGGCTCTCGCGCCGGACGGGTGCGGTGGAAGATTCGTTTCCGCAGCTGCTGTTTTTCGACCGGTCAGTGACTTTCTGCAACCCGTTGAACAGGGTGCAGGATACCTTTGCAAACCGGGTTGCGGACGAGCCGGTGGACGCGCAGGCGCTGGCGCAGCTGTACGCGCGCGGACAGATGCTGGATGTGGCGGCATACGGTGACGCCCTGCCTGACGCGGCACATTACGAAATGCCTTTGCGGCTGCGGTCTGTGCCCGCAGAGCCGGAGCATCTGTCAGTTACGGACAGGCCGTTTATTTCCGCGGTCATCCCTGTGTACAACGGGGCGTCGTTTTTGCCCGATGCCGTGCGCAGCCTTCACCGGCAGCGCTACGAACCCATGGAAGTCATCATAGTCAACGACGGCAGCACAGACGATTCTTCTGCCGTCGGCGCGGCGCTGGCAGCGCAGTATCCCGCCCTGCGCATACGGGTGGCGGACAAGGAAAACGGCGGGCTGGCATCGGCCCGCAATGCCGGTATAGGTCAGGCCGGAGGCGGCTGGATACTGCCGCTGGACTGCGATGATTGTTTTGCGCCGGAATTTGTGGGCCGGGCGGCTGAAATAATATCGCAGCGGCCCGGGGTGAATCTGGTATTCGCCAATATGCAGGAATTCGGAGCCCGTCAGGGGCGCTGGAATCCTGAACCGTACTCTCTGCAGGAACTCATGCGGCGCAATACCTTTCCGTACGCTTCGCTGTACCGGAAAGAGCTGTGGGAACAGAGCGGCGGGTATGACCCTTCCATGCCGTGGGGGGCCGAAGACTGGCTTTTCTGGCTTTCCTGCGCACCGTTCGGGTTGTGCCCGCACAGAATAGAAGAGCCGCTTTTTCTGTACCGTACCCATCCGCACGGTTCCATGTACACCCGCATGATGGAACGGTGGGATGTGGTGCGCGCCTGTCTGCGCACGCTGCTGCCCGCCCTGTATCCTGCCGCGGCACTGCTGCAGGACCATACCCTTGTGGCCGGTATGGATGCGGATACGGCCGGTGTCATAGCGGACATACGCACACGGCATCCCCGTGCGGCCATGCCCGCCTTCTGGCAGGGGCTGGTGCACGAGGCCTCGGGCCGTACGGCGGAAGCCGTTGCAGGGTACATGCATGCCGCCGCGCATGCCCCGTATGCGCAGTGGCAGCCGCATCTGCGTCTTTTTATGTGCAATCTGCGGCTGGGCCGGAAAAAAGCGGCGCACGGCGCCGCGGTGCAGGCCGTTCTGCGCCGTCCCGAACTGGCTCCGCTGTTCAGCGGATATCGCGAACTGGACCTGCAGGCGCTGCTGCCGCGGAACATGTGTCCCGAAACTCCGCCCCGCTGA
- a CDS encoding glycosyltransferase produces MTMTTTAPERTGIPHISVIIPARRFTPELADCLRSLQAQRLAAEHYEVLLAGDLPDENPAGLAETAGLRLRVLRGADMAGCGRALTAAVQAAAGRIVLFLPPDAVADPACLLLHVRAHDSVPDEEFGVFGRVDAVCGPQDTVWCHMLARWNAVQRGGPFETGRLYGAQGVSAVNFSLPRRTLLAALPLSGDSAGAVAGVLAAHLESLPAGVVYLDGCCIRRRQNGGVRDFVQGAAGDDVRPFLRQEHFSAADRAYWAKPPARLLRAVEEMTAVLEGLERQICPLPSFAHMLSQQAVSCHAEGLAALRTRDVLALLENARTGLDAFVLNVGGACGTGRNVSADWFSAMYLLRRLHEVMHLSACGALAESGDSAAAPAMQTAQQGRILLACNYFWPMVGGTEVVVEELGEQFVAAGYAVDVACRHMDTRPALTHKGMRIIPLHCWKGFRDDMGPDAPAYRTLVMQGGYDAVIALAHPDSWVCCLLRGLPSKGRPRIIMMPSMNADNLRTWRQQNEMDSIHDVLRAADRHVSVSERGVDAEVLDGLGLTHTFIPHAVDTRRADINMRQRLGLDEDVPLAVCVGNFWPVKNQLELLRTMTAAQGRWQLVLAGGPAPWPSLREYFMQCCAAAERDPRVRMTGTLPREEAAALIYEADVLLLPSLGESAGPLVVLQAMAMGTPWIATPQCNSVQDEAGGLIVPLDSFPAAMQALLRGPHKARLLAALGREHWQRCFTWARSFPVFMDLVQGREPAADLSMPAGLRSRWQEVAQQIVPLQTCDGSPGLHDCGQTADICSCAVGGGARDFLFSVVTAAYNCEPWLDACIASLASQSLGFEEHIQLVLVDDGSQDGTAAVAGRWAARYPDNILVLRTENGGVAAARNTGLPHARGRWVTFIDADDCVSENYFTAVREALKNNEDGLAAVSCRPVYLFDDNTLHDTHPLRYKYARSAAVVNLQKQPEYIQLAVNAVFLDRQRLAQSGVLFDSRVRPSFEDAHFLNRYFLHTGMSTVCFLRDAVYFYRKRGTQDSLVDSGWKRPEKYRDQIVFGYLDLLRAYAAKTGTVPEFIQNTVFYDVYWYFRKMLDSTLEYAFSDGEAAQMFGLLRTAFRFVDVQTMLHSPLPMIPLFERLVMLHALKSLDLSSFPLVVQEVAADRGAFAVSCYGGASAVISAVSAETAGQGAGRTLEPAWSAVIRYACGGEDMLVEKRVWFRPEHGRKLRFTVNGNPVQVLCGGQLSDEVSAASVAAARYLPLSAMPEPLRARYDRACAGAQEYAGCWLLMDRVHKADDNAEHFYFWLREHAPHIPVYFVLSRRCADWTRLAHAGVRLLAYGSEAHFSALAGAAWLVSSQVDPPVVDPLEVRENFGVPAYKVAFLQHGIITQDLSRWLNKKQLDLFVTSCRREYDSIVEGDYKFTPREVVLTGLPRHDTLLHRARQRRPGRVVLFCPTWRMHLRQTADLTSPLTPEEGRIFTASCYFRAWNAVTGSRRLERLAAEHRYRFIFLPHPEVSRYLPLFEKTEAFTFMSYADLASVQDILLSSRMLVTDYSSLAAEAAFLGRSLLYYHFPEKRSIFSGHVYTKGYFDYARDGFGPQADSFEMLAHELETAIHRGCVRTAEYEKRAGEFFTLRDGGSCRRVFDAITARS; encoded by the coding sequence ATGACCATGACCACTACCGCGCCGGAACGAACCGGCATTCCGCATATTTCCGTAATTATTCCGGCACGGCGTTTTACGCCGGAGCTGGCGGATTGTCTGCGCAGTCTTCAGGCGCAGCGGCTGGCTGCGGAGCATTATGAAGTTTTGCTGGCCGGCGATCTGCCCGATGAGAATCCGGCCGGACTGGCTGAAACGGCCGGACTGCGGCTGCGTGTGCTGCGCGGTGCGGACATGGCCGGATGCGGCAGAGCCCTGACGGCGGCCGTGCAGGCAGCGGCGGGGCGCATAGTGCTTTTTCTGCCGCCGGATGCGGTGGCAGACCCTGCCTGTCTGCTGCTGCATGTGCGTGCGCATGATTCGGTTCCCGATGAGGAATTCGGTGTGTTCGGCAGGGTGGATGCCGTGTGCGGTCCGCAGGATACTGTCTGGTGTCATATGCTTGCGCGCTGGAACGCGGTGCAGCGCGGCGGGCCGTTTGAAACCGGCAGGCTGTACGGCGCGCAGGGTGTTTCCGCCGTCAACTTCAGCCTGCCGCGCAGAACCCTGCTGGCGGCACTGCCGTTGTCCGGAGATTCTGCGGGTGCAGTTGCCGGTGTGCTGGCGGCCCATCTTGAGTCGCTGCCTGCGGGAGTGGTCTATCTGGACGGGTGCTGCATCCGCCGTCGGCAGAACGGCGGGGTGCGTGATTTTGTGCAGGGAGCCGCCGGAGATGATGTCAGGCCTTTTCTGCGGCAGGAGCACTTCAGCGCCGCGGACAGGGCGTACTGGGCCAAGCCCCCTGCGCGGCTGCTGCGTGCCGTGGAAGAGATGACTGCCGTGCTGGAAGGACTGGAGCGGCAGATATGCCCGTTGCCTTCTTTTGCGCACATGCTGTCGCAGCAGGCGGTTTCCTGTCATGCAGAAGGGCTGGCCGCCCTGCGCACGCGCGATGTGCTGGCACTGCTTGAAAACGCCCGTACCGGACTGGATGCGTTTGTCCTGAATGTCGGCGGTGCGTGCGGGACCGGCCGGAATGTGTCTGCCGACTGGTTTTCCGCCATGTACCTGTTACGGCGGCTGCATGAGGTCATGCACCTTTCCGCCTGCGGTGCGCTGGCAGAATCCGGAGACTCTGCCGCCGCCCCTGCCATGCAGACCGCACAGCAGGGCAGAATTCTGCTGGCCTGCAATTATTTCTGGCCCATGGTGGGCGGCACCGAAGTGGTGGTGGAAGAGCTGGGTGAGCAGTTTGTGGCGGCCGGTTATGCTGTGGATGTGGCCTGCCGGCACATGGATACCCGTCCCGCGCTGACGCACAAGGGCATGCGCATTATTCCTCTGCACTGCTGGAAGGGGTTTCGCGATGACATGGGGCCTGATGCCCCGGCGTACCGCACGCTGGTGATGCAGGGGGGCTACGATGCCGTCATAGCGCTGGCCCATCCTGACAGCTGGGTCTGCTGTCTGCTGCGCGGCTTACCGAGCAAAGGCCGTCCGCGCATTATCATGATGCCCAGCATGAACGCCGATAACCTGCGTACATGGCGGCAGCAGAACGAAATGGACAGCATCCATGACGTGCTGCGTGCGGCAGACAGGCATGTGAGCGTGTCGGAACGGGGAGTGGATGCGGAGGTGCTGGACGGTCTGGGGCTGACGCACACGTTTATTCCCCATGCCGTGGACACGCGGCGGGCCGATATAAACATGCGGCAGCGTCTGGGTCTGGATGAGGACGTGCCGCTGGCGGTCTGTGTAGGAAACTTCTGGCCGGTGAAAAATCAGCTGGAGCTGCTGCGCACCATGACGGCGGCGCAGGGACGCTGGCAGCTTGTGCTGGCCGGAGGGCCCGCGCCGTGGCCTTCGTTGCGTGAGTATTTCATGCAATGCTGCGCGGCTGCGGAGCGCGATCCCAGAGTCCGCATGACGGGGACGCTGCCCAGAGAGGAGGCGGCCGCTCTGATTTACGAGGCGGATGTTCTGCTGCTTCCCTCGCTGGGAGAAAGTGCAGGCCCGCTGGTGGTGCTGCAGGCCATGGCCATGGGGACACCCTGGATAGCCACACCGCAGTGCAATTCCGTACAGGACGAGGCGGGCGGGCTCATTGTTCCGCTGGATTCTTTTCCCGCCGCCATGCAGGCCCTGCTCCGCGGGCCGCACAAAGCCCGTCTGCTGGCGGCGCTGGGGCGCGAACACTGGCAGCGCTGCTTTACGTGGGCGCGTTCGTTTCCGGTATTTATGGATCTGGTGCAGGGGCGCGAACCGGCCGCAGACCTGTCCATGCCTGCCGGGTTGCGCAGCCGCTGGCAAGAGGTGGCTCAGCAGATTGTGCCGCTGCAGACCTGCGACGGCAGTCCCGGCCTGCATGACTGCGGGCAGACTGCTGACATCTGTTCATGTGCTGTCGGCGGCGGTGCACGGGACTTTCTGTTCAGCGTGGTGACGGCCGCGTATAACTGTGAACCGTGGCTGGATGCCTGTATTGCTTCGCTTGCTTCCCAGTCACTGGGGTTTGAAGAGCACATCCAGCTGGTGCTGGTGGATGACGGTTCGCAGGACGGCACGGCAGCTGTTGCCGGACGCTGGGCCGCGCGGTATCCGGATAATATTCTGGTGCTGCGTACGGAAAACGGCGGTGTGGCTGCCGCACGCAACACGGGGCTGCCCCATGCGCGGGGCCGGTGGGTGACTTTTATAGACGCCGACGACTGCGTGAGCGAAAACTATTTCACCGCCGTGCGGGAAGCGCTGAAAAACAATGAGGACGGTCTGGCGGCGGTGTCCTGCCGTCCGGTGTATCTGTTTGACGACAACACCCTGCACGACACCCACCCGCTGCGGTATAAATATGCCCGGTCTGCGGCCGTCGTGAACCTGCAGAAACAGCCGGAATACATTCAGCTGGCGGTCAATGCGGTGTTTCTGGACAGGCAGCGTCTGGCGCAGTCGGGTGTGCTTTTTGACAGCCGGGTCAGGCCTTCCTTTGAAGATGCCCATTTTCTTAACAGATACTTTCTGCATACCGGCATGAGCACGGTGTGTTTTCTGCGTGACGCCGTGTATTTTTACCGCAAGCGGGGCACACAGGACAGTCTGGTGGACAGCGGCTGGAAACGGCCGGAAAAATATCGTGACCAGATAGTGTTCGGTTATCTGGACCTGCTGCGGGCATACGCTGCAAAAACAGGGACTGTGCCGGAATTTATCCAGAATACGGTTTTTTACGATGTGTACTGGTATTTCCGTAAAATGCTGGACAGTACGCTGGAGTATGCTTTTTCCGACGGCGAGGCCGCGCAGATGTTCGGTCTGCTGCGCACGGCGTTCCGTTTTGTGGACGTGCAGACCATGCTGCACAGCCCGCTGCCCATGATTCCCCTTTTTGAGCGGCTGGTCATGCTGCATGCACTCAAGTCGCTCGATCTGTCTTCGTTTCCGCTGGTGGTGCAGGAAGTGGCCGCGGACCGCGGTGCATTTGCCGTGTCCTGTTACGGAGGAGCTTCGGCCGTTATCAGTGCCGTGTCTGCCGAAACGGCAGGGCAAGGAGCGGGCCGGACGCTGGAGCCTGCGTGGTCCGCGGTTATCCGCTATGCCTGCGGCGGCGAAGACATGCTGGTGGAAAAGCGCGTCTGGTTCCGGCCGGAGCATGGGCGGAAGCTGCGGTTTACGGTAAACGGCAACCCCGTGCAGGTTCTGTGCGGCGGGCAGTTGTCCGATGAGGTCTCTGCAGCGTCGGTGGCCGCCGCCCGGTATCTGCCGCTGTCTGCCATGCCGGAACCGTTGCGTGCCCGTTACGACCGCGCCTGTGCCGGTGCGCAGGAATATGCAGGCTGCTGGCTGCTGATGGACCGCGTGCACAAGGCGGATGATAACGCCGAACATTTTTATTTCTGGCTGCGCGAACACGCCCCCCATATTCCCGTCTACTTTGTGCTGTCGCGCCGCTGTGCGGACTGGACGCGTCTGGCGCACGCCGGAGTGCGCCTGCTTGCATACGGCAGCGAGGCGCATTTCAGTGCGCTGGCGGGTGCTGCATGGCTTGTCAGTTCTCAGGTGGACCCGCCGGTGGTGGACCCGCTGGAAGTGCGCGAAAATTTCGGCGTACCTGCATACAAAGTGGCTTTTCTGCAGCACGGTATCATTACGCAGGACCTGTCCCGCTGGCTTAATAAAAAGCAGCTTGATCTTTTTGTGACATCATGCCGCAGGGAATATGATTCCATAGTGGAGGGTGATTACAAATTCACCCCCCGTGAAGTGGTGCTTACCGGTCTGCCCCGCCATGACACCCTGCTGCATCGTGCCCGTCAGCGCAGGCCGGGCAGGGTAGTGCTGTTCTGTCCCACATGGCGTATGCATCTGCGGCAGACCGCCGACCTGACAAGCCCCCTGACGCCGGAGGAAGGCCGGATTTTTACAGCAAGCTGCTACTTCAGGGCGTGGAATGCCGTGACCGGCAGCAGGCGGTTGGAACGGCTGGCTGCGGAGCATCGCTACCGCTTCATTTTTCTGCCCCATCCCGAAGTGTCGCGGTATCTGCCGCTGTTTGAAAAAACGGAAGCGTTTACGTTCATGAGTTATGCCGACCTTGCTTCCGTGCAGGATATTCTGCTGAGCAGCCGCATGCTGGTGACGGATTATTCCTCGCTGGCGGCGGAGGCGGCTTTTCTGGGCAGAAGCCTGCTGTATTATCATTTTCCGGAAAAGCGTTCGATATTCAGCGGGCATGTGTACACAAAAGGATACTTTGACTACGCGCGTGACGGCTTCGGCCCGCAGGCGGACAGCTTTGAAATGCTGGCGCACGAGCTGGAGACGGCCATACACCGGGGGTGTGTCAGGACCGCAGAATACGAGAAGCGTGCCGGTGAGTTTTTTACCCTGAGGGACGGCGGCAGCTGCCGCAGGGTGTTTGACGCCATAACCGCCCGTTCGTGA
- the gmd gene encoding GDP-mannose 4,6-dehydratase, translating into MKKALITGITGQDGAYLAEFLLNKGYEVHGIKRRASSFNTDRIDHLYQDPHVDGRKFILHYGDLTDSTNLIRIIQEVRPHEIYNLAAQSHVKVSFDSPEYTANTDALGTLRILEAIRILGLEKHTRFYQASTSELFGQVQEIPQKETTPFYPRSPYACAKLYAYWITVNYREAYGIYGCNGILFNHESPVRGETFVTRKITRALARIALGLQQKVYLGNMNAKRDWGHARDYVEMQWLMLQQEHPEDFVIATGRQHSVRDFVNISAAEVGIFLDWQGSGAEEKGVVRAVDETRLAACLNGKSGTARMPSPGDVIVEVDRRYFRPTEVETLLGDPSRAKETLGWTPRISFEEMVREMVQTDVNIAARDRVCLDSGFTVFEYND; encoded by the coding sequence ATGAAAAAAGCACTCATCACAGGCATCACCGGACAGGACGGTGCCTATCTTGCCGAATTTCTGCTGAACAAAGGCTACGAGGTGCACGGTATCAAGCGCCGCGCTTCCTCGTTCAACACCGACCGCATCGACCACCTGTATCAGGACCCGCATGTGGACGGGCGGAAGTTCATTCTGCACTACGGCGACCTGACCGATTCCACAAACCTGATACGGATCATTCAGGAAGTGCGGCCGCATGAAATATACAATCTGGCCGCACAGAGCCATGTAAAGGTCTCATTCGACTCTCCGGAATACACGGCCAACACCGATGCGCTGGGTACTCTGCGCATTCTCGAAGCCATCCGCATACTGGGACTGGAAAAGCATACCCGTTTCTATCAGGCTTCCACTTCAGAACTATTCGGGCAGGTTCAGGAAATTCCGCAAAAGGAAACAACGCCGTTCTACCCCCGTTCTCCCTACGCCTGCGCCAAGCTGTACGCATACTGGATTACCGTTAACTACCGTGAAGCATACGGCATTTACGGATGCAACGGCATTCTGTTCAACCATGAATCGCCCGTACGCGGCGAAACATTTGTCACCCGCAAGATAACCCGTGCTCTGGCCCGCATAGCGCTGGGACTGCAGCAAAAGGTCTATCTGGGCAACATGAACGCCAAACGCGACTGGGGCCATGCCCGCGACTATGTGGAAATGCAGTGGCTCATGCTGCAGCAGGAACACCCCGAGGACTTTGTCATCGCCACGGGCAGACAGCATTCCGTTCGTGATTTTGTCAATATTTCGGCAGCTGAAGTCGGTATTTTTCTGGACTGGCAGGGCAGCGGCGCCGAAGAAAAAGGTGTGGTACGGGCCGTGGACGAAACCCGGCTTGCCGCATGCCTGAACGGTAAAAGCGGCACGGCACGCATGCCGTCGCCCGGTGATGTCATAGTTGAAGTAGACCGGCGTTATTTCCGCCCGACGGAAGTGGAAACACTGCTGGGCGACCCCTCGCGGGCCAAGGAAACACTCGGCTGGACGCCGCGCATCAGCTTTGAAGAGATGGTCCGTGAAATGGTGCAGACAGATGTGAACATCGCCGCGCGCGACCGCGTTTGTCTGGACAGCGGCTTCACCGTTTTTGAATACAACGACTAG